One Candidatus Obscuribacterales bacterium DNA segment encodes these proteins:
- a CDS encoding PDDEXK nuclease domain-containing protein: MKRKPPAIRKKNKSSELIQPRKGHLFERVVSILEQAKTNVVHAVNNNMVVAYWLIGREIVQELQAGKTKAKYGEATIEDLAKQLTNRYGQGYSIPNLKNFRQFYLVYSNRTPEISYTPCSQLNQKQKSYPTGSFFMGFRPNLTWSHYRALMRIEKDKARQFYEEESATCSWSVRELERQIHSFYYERLLVTKDKKSMLQAQRDTKRQVLLPEDILKSPTVLEFLNLPDVTPLHESEFEQAIIDNLQSFLLELGKGFAFVARQQRLRFEDEDFYVDLVFYNYLLKCFILVDLKMGKLTHQDIGQMDSYIRMYKDLYQLKSDNPTIGLILCAKKNETIAKYSVLKESKQLFASKYMLYLPTEKELALELERTSNNLERQ, translated from the coding sequence ATGAAAAGAAAACCGCCTGCAATACGTAAAAAAAACAAATCTTCTGAGCTTATACAACCCAGGAAAGGGCACTTGTTTGAGCGAGTTGTCTCTATTCTTGAACAGGCAAAAACCAATGTAGTACATGCAGTAAACAACAATATGGTTGTTGCCTACTGGTTAATTGGTCGTGAAATTGTGCAGGAATTGCAAGCCGGCAAAACCAAAGCGAAATATGGGGAAGCAACTATTGAAGATTTAGCTAAACAGCTAACTAATCGCTACGGGCAAGGATATTCCATACCAAACCTGAAAAATTTTCGGCAATTTTACCTTGTTTATAGTAATAGGACTCCTGAGATTAGCTACACACCGTGTAGCCAATTAAACCAAAAACAAAAAAGCTACCCAACGGGTAGCTTTTTCATGGGTTTTCGCCCCAATCTTACATGGTCTCATTATCGAGCATTAATGCGTATCGAAAAGGATAAGGCAAGACAGTTTTATGAAGAAGAATCAGCAACTTGTAGTTGGAGCGTCCGAGAGTTAGAGAGGCAAATCCATTCGTTTTACTACGAGCGCTTGCTTGTCACTAAAGACAAGAAGAGCATGTTACAAGCTCAACGCGATACTAAGAGACAAGTATTATTACCTGAGGACATACTAAAATCACCCACTGTCCTTGAATTTCTCAATTTACCTGACGTTACTCCACTACATGAATCAGAATTTGAGCAAGCAATAATTGATAATTTGCAATCGTTTTTGCTGGAACTTGGCAAAGGATTTGCCTTTGTTGCTAGACAACAACGATTACGTTTTGAAGATGAGGACTTTTATGTTGACCTTGTTTTTTACAACTATCTCCTTAAATGCTTTATTTTGGTCGATCTCAAAATGGGCAAACTTACACACCAAGATATTGGGCAAATGGACAGTTATATTCGCATGTACAAGGATTTGTACCAACTCAAAAGCGATAATCCAACCATTGGCTTGATTCTCTGTGCTAAGAAAAATGAGACCATTGCCAAATATTCAGTACTAAAAGAAAGCAAGCAATTGTTTGCCTCAAAATACATGCTTTATCTACCTACAGAAAAGGAACTTGCTCTTGAATTGGAACGTACATCAAACAATCTAGAAAGACAATAA
- a CDS encoding DNA polymerase Y family protein, protein MSRIACLRIPQFQIAVHQKHEPDLKNTAFVILDNNAEGNGRSKIFMCSDKASQKNIIAGMRLSEAKAVCSTLVFRKYESQLYQEAQKKLIQEFVLCSPKVSADQLGTFLLDASGLSHLGGETTFCRNLLKAAGKAGFVNAHVGVADSAFAAEVASRLKNKRWHVVQKGQDRNVLAPLSIWHLPISFDMKEALSDLGIKTMSQLLAIPVPELIERFGLEALFAINLSQGIDKRKPHLPPQEKHFECSVELGAPMEALNETLFILKSMIDRLLIQLKKEDLAVEELTIAFYNDNDKFDERPVKLLRPSGNNKFLLEVLKLSLEAKPLMREYTGITLAVSRFTNALWEQQEFDEIADDNNKDDISPALLLMLQRFNTRLGENAVVKPLANDQYIPEHAGVWVPVLDEQHPVLPLSNNYLKVYNNSKGNAANLVLKQHKEPIPVLVKLNGLLPGAIAYQGQWYRINQITIPDRLSGLWWEKAVYKSYYMAEAEPQQYKEAGVSLMLLTEHINQGKSSWYMEGYYD, encoded by the coding sequence ATGTCCAGAATTGCTTGTTTACGCATCCCTCAATTCCAGATCGCCGTACACCAAAAGCATGAACCGGATTTGAAAAATACTGCCTTTGTCATCCTCGACAACAACGCGGAAGGCAATGGTCGATCAAAGATTTTCATGTGCTCTGACAAAGCCAGTCAGAAAAACATTATTGCCGGCATGCGTTTATCGGAAGCCAAGGCAGTATGTTCCACATTAGTCTTTCGCAAATACGAATCTCAACTTTATCAAGAAGCGCAAAAGAAACTCATTCAAGAATTTGTCTTGTGCTCACCTAAAGTCTCAGCAGACCAATTAGGCACATTTTTACTGGATGCCTCCGGACTAAGCCATTTGGGCGGCGAAACTACTTTCTGCCGCAATCTTCTTAAAGCTGCCGGCAAAGCTGGTTTTGTAAATGCCCACGTAGGAGTCGCCGACAGTGCTTTTGCAGCTGAGGTTGCTTCTCGTTTGAAAAACAAACGCTGGCACGTGGTGCAAAAAGGGCAAGACAGAAATGTTTTAGCCCCACTTTCCATCTGGCATTTACCAATTAGTTTCGATATGAAAGAGGCTCTTTCGGATCTTGGCATTAAGACAATGTCCCAATTATTGGCAATTCCTGTGCCTGAACTTATCGAACGCTTTGGCTTAGAAGCTTTATTTGCCATAAATCTTTCTCAAGGCATAGACAAGCGCAAACCACATCTTCCCCCGCAAGAAAAACATTTCGAATGTTCAGTTGAACTTGGCGCCCCAATGGAAGCTCTTAACGAGACTCTATTTATCCTCAAATCCATGATCGACAGGCTGCTTATTCAATTAAAGAAAGAAGATCTTGCGGTCGAAGAGTTGACTATCGCCTTCTATAACGACAATGACAAATTCGATGAGCGCCCTGTTAAGCTACTGCGTCCCTCGGGTAATAACAAATTCCTTCTGGAAGTTTTAAAACTATCCCTGGAAGCAAAACCTCTCATGCGCGAATACACAGGAATTACACTTGCCGTAAGCCGCTTTACTAACGCTCTTTGGGAACAGCAAGAATTTGACGAAATAGCAGATGACAACAACAAGGATGATATCTCACCCGCACTGCTTCTTATGCTGCAACGCTTCAATACCCGTCTGGGCGAAAATGCCGTCGTAAAGCCTTTGGCAAACGATCAATACATACCTGAGCACGCAGGAGTCTGGGTACCGGTTCTTGATGAACAACATCCTGTTTTGCCACTGAGCAATAATTACCTGAAGGTCTACAACAACAGCAAAGGCAATGCGGCAAATCTAGTTTTAAAACAACACAAAGAACCAATTCCTGTGTTGGTAAAACTCAATGGCTTATTGCCAGGCGCTATTGCCTATCAGGGGCAATGGTATCGCATCAATCAGATAACCATCCCTGATCGTTTATCAGGACTCTGGTGGGAAAAGGCCGTCTATAAATCCTATTACATGGCTGAAGCTGAGCCGCAACAATACAAAGAAGCCGGTGTTTCCTTGATGTTATTAACCGAGCACATAAATCAAGGCAAAAGTAGTTGGTACATGGAAGGCTATTATGACTAA